In one Nocardioides luteus genomic region, the following are encoded:
- a CDS encoding iron ABC transporter permease → MTDAVKAPRAGAGGASVVLLCLLVGLLLTACWHLTQGTSGVGPADFLDALLGREQSHGATASTMEIITGSRIPRLAAGIAVGFALGVAGALLQSLARNAMAAPDTLAVTGGAYFAITLVAAFGLSVPLWASGITAFLGGLVAAGIVLALAGGAGTSTTRLILAGSAVALALQAATSTLLILYSEETTSLFAWGSGSLSQLGLRAFWQVAPVVLVATVCGLLLARRLDLLSAGDDAASVLGVPVRSTRAIGTVLAVLLTSASVTLAGPIGFVGLCAPVLVRLLGRLVPTLNRHAVLLPAAGLVGALVVVAADVIVRAVLGADEAMSVPTGVTTTIAGAVVMVLLARGGRDSGPTRRPPGATVTIRSRLRFLVVLVLLLALTVGATVVGLLAGHQWLYTGDIVAWLQNQGIPLVQFALDERAPRVGAAVLAGGALALAGTFVQATCRNPLAEPGILGITGGAGVGAVIVVTGLSSGWSGGSSAAASTTTMLVAATIGSLVAFGLVYGLAWRHGIDTDRLVLIGIGVWYGSVSLSTFLLVRSNPWDTPRIYTWLSGSTYGRSWEQVVPVAVALAVAIPIAFMVRRELDLLTLDEDTPRLVGVSSERVRLLILLTAAVLTAMAVSAVGVVGFVGLVAPHIARALVGGRAVRVVPVAILVGALLLVVADAVGRTAISPAQIPAGLVVALIGAPYFIFLLARSRP, encoded by the coding sequence GTGACCGATGCCGTCAAGGCCCCGCGGGCAGGCGCAGGAGGCGCCTCTGTCGTCCTCCTGTGCCTGCTCGTCGGGCTGCTGCTGACCGCCTGCTGGCACCTCACCCAGGGCACCTCGGGCGTCGGCCCCGCAGACTTCCTCGACGCGCTGCTCGGACGTGAGCAGTCGCACGGCGCCACCGCGTCGACCATGGAGATCATCACCGGCTCGCGGATCCCCCGGCTCGCCGCGGGCATCGCGGTCGGGTTCGCCCTCGGTGTCGCGGGGGCGCTCCTGCAGTCGCTCGCTCGCAACGCGATGGCCGCCCCCGACACCCTCGCGGTGACCGGCGGCGCCTACTTCGCGATCACGCTGGTCGCCGCCTTCGGCCTGTCGGTCCCGCTGTGGGCCTCCGGCATCACGGCCTTCCTCGGCGGCCTCGTCGCCGCCGGCATCGTCCTCGCCCTGGCCGGTGGCGCCGGTACGTCGACGACCCGGCTGATCCTCGCCGGGTCGGCCGTCGCGCTCGCGCTCCAGGCCGCCACCTCGACGCTGCTCATCCTCTACTCCGAGGAGACCACGAGCCTGTTCGCCTGGGGCAGCGGTTCGCTGAGCCAGCTCGGGCTGCGGGCGTTCTGGCAGGTGGCGCCGGTGGTCCTGGTGGCGACGGTCTGCGGCCTGCTGCTGGCCCGCCGGCTCGACCTGCTCTCCGCCGGCGACGACGCCGCCTCGGTCCTCGGCGTACCGGTCCGCTCGACACGTGCGATCGGGACCGTGCTCGCGGTGCTGCTCACCTCTGCCTCGGTGACGCTGGCGGGCCCGATCGGCTTCGTCGGGCTGTGCGCCCCGGTCCTGGTCCGCCTGCTCGGCCGGCTCGTGCCGACGCTGAACCGGCACGCGGTGCTGCTTCCGGCCGCAGGTCTGGTCGGCGCCCTCGTCGTCGTCGCGGCCGACGTCATCGTCCGCGCCGTGCTCGGCGCCGACGAGGCCATGTCCGTGCCCACCGGGGTCACCACGACGATCGCGGGTGCGGTCGTGATGGTGCTCCTCGCCCGTGGCGGTCGTGACTCCGGCCCCACCCGCCGCCCACCGGGCGCCACCGTCACCATCCGCAGCCGGCTGCGCTTCCTGGTGGTGCTCGTCCTCCTGCTCGCCCTGACGGTCGGGGCCACCGTCGTCGGCCTGCTCGCGGGCCACCAGTGGCTCTACACCGGCGACATCGTCGCCTGGCTGCAGAACCAGGGCATCCCGCTGGTCCAGTTCGCGCTCGACGAGCGCGCACCCCGGGTCGGCGCGGCCGTGCTCGCCGGTGGCGCCCTCGCCCTGGCCGGCACGTTCGTCCAGGCGACGTGCCGCAACCCGCTGGCCGAGCCGGGGATCCTCGGCATCACCGGCGGAGCCGGGGTCGGCGCGGTCATCGTGGTGACCGGGCTGTCCTCCGGCTGGAGCGGCGGCAGCTCGGCGGCCGCCTCGACGACTACGATGCTCGTCGCCGCGACGATCGGATCGCTGGTCGCCTTCGGCCTGGTCTACGGCCTGGCCTGGCGGCACGGGATCGACACCGACCGGCTGGTCCTCATCGGGATCGGCGTCTGGTACGGGTCGGTCTCCCTCAGCACCTTCCTGCTGGTGCGCTCCAATCCCTGGGACACCCCGCGGATCTACACGTGGCTGTCCGGCTCGACCTACGGCCGCAGCTGGGAGCAGGTCGTCCCGGTCGCGGTCGCCCTGGCCGTCGCGATCCCGATCGCCTTCATGGTGCGCCGCGAGCTCGACCTGCTCACGCTGGACGAGGACACCCCACGGCTCGTCGGGGTCTCCTCGGAGCGGGTACGGCTGCTGATCCTGCTGACCGCCGCGGTGCTCACCGCGATGGCCGTCTCCGCGGTCGGCGTCGTCGGCTTCGTCGGCCTGGTCGCGCCGCACATCGCGCGCGCTCTCGTCGGTGGCCGGGCCGTACGCGTCGTCCCGGTCGCCATCCTGGTCGGGGCGCTGCTCCTCGTGGTCGCCGACGCCGTCGGTCGCACCGCGATCAGTCCCGCCCAGATCCCCGCGGGTCTCGTGGTCGCGCTCATCGGCGCGCCGTACTTCATCTTCCTGCTCGCCCGGTCCAGGCCGTGA
- the pheT gene encoding phenylalanine--tRNA ligase subunit beta, which produces MKAPLSWIKEYVDLPAELGIEEITDRLTALGLKLEAIETSGAGIEGPLVVGQVLTAEKEPQKNGKVINWCTVDVGAANGTGEPQGIVCGAHNFVPGDKVVVILPGGVLPGNFQISARKTYGHMSAGMICSARELGLGEEADGIIVLPADAPAPGTDAREVLGLGEEIIEFEINPDRAYALSMRGIARDAALGFEVPFHDPAQRDTPVANEAGYPVQIEDTDGCDFFVARTITGFDPAAPTPDFIKKRLEAVGVRSISLAVDVTNYVMFELGQPIHAYDRAKLQGPIVVRRANAGEKLETLDGTVRVLDPEDLVVCDDSGPIGLGGVMGGATTEISESTTDLLIEVAHWEPRSMFRTGRRHKLTSEAGKRNERGTDRLLPPVSAQRVVELLVEHGGGVVEEGVTAVGPTASPQTRAPLTEITIAADLPARIIGIDVSVETVVKSLELVGCQVSVEGDSLTAKVPTYRTDLVDPYDLIEEVARIVGYDKVPSVLPRRATGRGLTRAQQLRRRIGRALAGAGLVEVVDFPFVGEADFDRLGLAADDVRRHTVKLANPLSSEEPGYTTTLLPGLLKVAARNVSRGQDGVSLFETATVAFPVDQAAPIYGVDRRPSAEELEKLLAAIPRQPLHLAVVLAGERTRGGWWGSAETASWADAIDVVRRLGAELGVPVEVASASRAPWHPGRCAVVSVDGVEFGHAGELHPNVCKAFGLPARSAAVEIDLDFLISKVPATAVGPVFSTMPVAKEDVALTVSTDVTVAAVEAALRAGAGELLETVRLFDVYEGDQVGEGKKSLAFALRFRAPDRTLKAEETAAARDAAVAKAAELTGAVQR; this is translated from the coding sequence GTGAAGGCCCCCCTCTCCTGGATCAAGGAGTACGTCGACCTGCCCGCCGAGCTCGGCATCGAGGAGATCACCGACCGGCTCACCGCGCTCGGCCTCAAGCTGGAGGCGATCGAGACCTCCGGTGCCGGCATCGAGGGCCCGCTCGTGGTGGGCCAGGTGCTCACCGCCGAGAAGGAGCCGCAGAAGAACGGCAAGGTCATCAACTGGTGCACCGTCGACGTCGGTGCTGCCAACGGCACGGGGGAGCCGCAGGGGATCGTCTGCGGCGCGCACAACTTCGTGCCCGGGGACAAGGTCGTCGTGATCCTTCCCGGTGGCGTGCTGCCCGGCAACTTCCAGATCTCGGCGCGGAAGACCTACGGCCACATGTCGGCCGGCATGATCTGCTCCGCGCGTGAGCTCGGGCTGGGGGAGGAGGCCGACGGCATCATCGTGCTCCCGGCCGACGCTCCCGCACCCGGTACCGACGCACGCGAGGTGCTCGGGCTCGGTGAGGAGATCATCGAGTTCGAGATCAACCCCGACCGTGCCTACGCGCTCTCGATGCGGGGCATCGCGCGCGACGCTGCGCTCGGCTTCGAGGTGCCGTTCCACGACCCGGCCCAGCGGGACACACCGGTGGCGAACGAGGCCGGTTACCCGGTCCAGATCGAGGACACCGACGGCTGCGACTTCTTCGTCGCCCGCACCATCACCGGCTTCGACCCGGCTGCCCCGACGCCCGACTTCATCAAGAAGCGGCTCGAGGCCGTCGGCGTGCGGTCGATCTCCCTGGCCGTCGATGTGACCAACTACGTGATGTTCGAGCTCGGCCAGCCGATCCACGCCTACGACCGCGCCAAGCTGCAGGGCCCGATCGTGGTCCGTCGTGCGAATGCGGGGGAGAAGCTGGAGACGCTCGACGGGACGGTCCGCGTCCTCGATCCCGAGGACCTGGTCGTCTGCGACGACTCCGGCCCGATCGGCCTGGGCGGGGTGATGGGCGGTGCCACGACCGAGATCTCCGAGTCCACCACCGACCTGCTCATCGAGGTCGCTCACTGGGAGCCGCGCTCGATGTTCCGCACCGGGCGCCGCCACAAGCTGACCTCCGAGGCCGGCAAGCGCAACGAGCGCGGCACCGACCGGCTGCTGCCGCCGGTCTCGGCCCAGCGTGTGGTCGAGCTGCTCGTGGAGCACGGCGGCGGCGTGGTCGAGGAGGGCGTGACCGCGGTCGGCCCCACCGCCTCGCCGCAGACGCGCGCGCCGCTCACCGAGATCACCATCGCCGCCGACTTGCCGGCCCGGATCATCGGTATCGACGTATCCGTCGAGACGGTCGTGAAGTCGCTGGAGCTGGTCGGCTGCCAGGTGAGCGTCGAGGGTGACTCGCTGACCGCGAAGGTCCCGACCTACCGGACCGACCTGGTCGACCCCTACGACCTGATCGAGGAGGTCGCCCGCATCGTCGGCTACGACAAGGTCCCCTCGGTGCTGCCGCGCCGGGCGACCGGCCGTGGCCTGACCCGCGCCCAGCAGCTGCGCCGCCGGATCGGGCGGGCGCTGGCCGGTGCCGGGCTGGTGGAGGTCGTCGACTTCCCGTTCGTGGGCGAGGCCGACTTCGACCGGCTCGGGCTTGCCGCCGACGACGTCCGTCGCCACACCGTCAAGCTGGCCAACCCGCTCAGCAGCGAGGAGCCCGGCTACACGACGACCCTGCTGCCCGGGCTGCTGAAGGTGGCTGCCCGCAACGTCTCCCGAGGTCAGGACGGGGTCTCCCTGTTCGAGACCGCGACGGTCGCGTTCCCGGTGGACCAGGCCGCGCCGATCTACGGCGTCGACCGGCGGCCGTCGGCGGAGGAGCTCGAGAAGCTCCTCGCCGCGATCCCGCGCCAGCCGCTGCACCTCGCCGTCGTCCTCGCCGGGGAGCGTACGCGGGGTGGCTGGTGGGGTTCGGCCGAGACCGCTTCGTGGGCCGATGCCATCGACGTCGTCCGCCGCCTGGGCGCCGAGCTCGGGGTTCCGGTCGAGGTCGCCTCGGCGTCGCGGGCGCCGTGGCACCCGGGTCGCTGCGCGGTCGTCTCCGTCGACGGGGTCGAGTTCGGCCACGCCGGCGAGCTGCACCCCAACGTGTGCAAGGCCTTCGGGCTGCCCGCCCGCTCGGCCGCGGTCGAGATCGACCTCGACTTCCTGATCTCGAAGGTGCCCGCCACCGCTGTCGGCCCAGTCTTCTCGACCATGCCGGTCGCGAAGGAGGACGTCGCGCTCACCGTGTCGACCGACGTCACCGTCGCGGCCGTCGAGGCGGCCCTGCGTGCGGGTGCCGGCGAGTTGCTGGAGACCGTGCGGCTCTTCGACGTCTACGAGGGCGACCAGGTCGGCGAGGGCAAGAAGTCGCTCGCCTTCGCGCTCCGCTTCCGCGCTCCCGACCGCACGCTGAAGGCCGAGGAGACCGCGGCCGCTCGCGATGCGGCCGTGGCCAAGGCGGCCGAGCTCACCGGCGCCGTCCAGCGCTGA
- a CDS encoding iron-siderophore ABC transporter substrate-binding protein: MIRRTTTAALATACAALLLAACGQTTTAAETDTSEKKASAGCEGVETSTGAVSLTDSFGNKVELDKPAERVAVLEWQQTEDLLSLCVDPVAVADAKGYRTWDTAEELGEDVTDVGTRGEPNLETLFGTNPDLIVVEAYTAEDEILEQLAKYDVPVLATKGADAKDPVANMVTTFEMIAEATGREAQAEAVVGDFEDKLAASKKAVADADAAGTEFVYFDGWIDGANVAIRPFGQGSLIGELGEEIGLKNAWTGEVDPAYGLGQTDIEGMTTLGDATFFHTGTVDPAGDINAELAKNNVWKSIPAVSEGRTHAFPEGIWTFGGPRSAEQVLDAYVDLLSK, from the coding sequence ATGATTCGACGTACGACGACGGCTGCCCTGGCAACGGCTTGCGCAGCCCTGCTGCTCGCCGCCTGCGGGCAGACCACCACCGCCGCCGAGACCGACACGTCCGAGAAGAAGGCCTCCGCGGGCTGCGAGGGGGTCGAGACCTCGACCGGCGCGGTCAGCCTGACCGACTCCTTCGGCAACAAGGTCGAGCTCGACAAGCCGGCCGAGCGGGTCGCGGTCCTCGAGTGGCAGCAGACCGAGGACCTCCTCAGCCTGTGCGTGGACCCGGTCGCCGTGGCCGACGCCAAGGGCTACCGCACCTGGGACACCGCCGAGGAGCTCGGCGAGGACGTCACCGACGTCGGCACCCGGGGCGAGCCGAACCTCGAGACCCTCTTCGGCACCAACCCCGACCTGATCGTCGTCGAGGCCTACACCGCCGAGGACGAGATCCTCGAGCAGCTCGCCAAGTACGACGTCCCCGTCCTCGCCACCAAGGGCGCCGACGCCAAGGACCCGGTCGCCAACATGGTGACCACCTTCGAGATGATCGCCGAGGCCACCGGCCGCGAGGCGCAGGCCGAGGCCGTCGTCGGTGACTTCGAGGACAAGCTCGCCGCCTCCAAGAAGGCGGTCGCCGACGCCGACGCCGCAGGCACCGAGTTCGTCTACTTCGACGGCTGGATCGACGGCGCCAACGTCGCGATCCGCCCGTTCGGCCAGGGCTCGCTGATCGGTGAGCTCGGCGAGGAGATCGGACTGAAGAACGCCTGGACGGGCGAGGTCGACCCGGCGTACGGCCTCGGGCAGACCGACATCGAGGGCATGACCACGCTCGGCGACGCCACCTTCTTCCACACCGGCACCGTCGACCCCGCCGGTGACATCAACGCCGAGCTGGCCAAGAACAACGTCTGGAAGTCGATCCCCGCCGTGAGCGAGGGCCGCACCCACGCCTTCCCCGAGGGCATCTGGACCTTCGGTGGCCCGCGCTCCGCCGAGCAGGTCCTGGACGCGTACGTCGACCTGCTCAGCAAGTGA
- the pheS gene encoding phenylalanine--tRNA ligase subunit alpha, protein MSGPNTDYDPVEVTPLKAEEVEAARDAALAAIDAANSLEELKQARLDHAGDRSPLALANREIGALPPAARKEAGQRVGKARGAVNQALAARQKVLEAEHEARMLVEETVDVTLPTDRVPAGGRHPLTTGAEYIADIFVAMGWEVAEGPLIEAEWLNFDALNLGPDHPARTMQDTFWTEPAENHVVLRTHTSPVQARTMLTREAPIYVVCPGRVFRTDEYDATHSPMFHQVEGLAIDEGISMANLKGTLDHFATQMFGEGIVTRFRPSYFPFTEPSAEVDLTCFVCRGAQVVDAGDGQLVTCRTCKGEGWIEWGGCGIVNPRVLVACGVDPEKYSGFAFGMGIDRTLMFRTGLSDLRTLFEGDVRLTTAFGSEL, encoded by the coding sequence ATGTCCGGTCCCAACACCGACTATGACCCGGTAGAGGTCACCCCCTTGAAGGCTGAGGAGGTCGAGGCCGCGCGCGATGCTGCGCTGGCAGCCATCGACGCCGCGAACAGTCTCGAGGAGCTCAAGCAGGCACGGCTCGACCACGCCGGCGACCGTTCGCCGCTGGCCCTGGCCAACCGCGAGATCGGCGCGCTGCCACCGGCCGCGCGCAAGGAGGCCGGCCAGCGCGTCGGCAAGGCCCGCGGCGCCGTCAACCAGGCGCTCGCGGCGCGCCAGAAGGTCCTCGAGGCCGAGCACGAGGCGCGGATGCTGGTCGAGGAGACCGTCGACGTGACGCTCCCGACCGACCGGGTCCCCGCCGGCGGCCGCCACCCGCTGACCACCGGCGCCGAATACATCGCCGACATCTTCGTGGCGATGGGCTGGGAGGTCGCCGAGGGCCCGCTCATCGAGGCCGAGTGGCTCAACTTCGACGCTCTCAACCTGGGCCCGGACCACCCGGCCCGCACCATGCAGGACACCTTCTGGACCGAGCCCGCGGAGAACCACGTGGTCCTCCGCACCCACACCAGCCCCGTCCAGGCGCGCACCATGCTCACCCGCGAGGCGCCGATCTACGTGGTGTGCCCCGGCCGCGTCTTCCGCACCGACGAGTACGACGCGACCCACTCGCCGATGTTCCACCAGGTCGAGGGGCTGGCCATCGACGAGGGCATCTCGATGGCGAACCTGAAGGGCACCCTGGACCACTTCGCCACCCAGATGTTCGGCGAGGGCATCGTGACCCGGTTCCGGCCGTCGTACTTCCCGTTCACCGAGCCTTCGGCCGAGGTCGACCTGACCTGCTTCGTCTGCCGTGGCGCGCAGGTCGTCGACGCCGGAGACGGTCAGCTCGTCACCTGCCGCACCTGCAAGGGCGAGGGCTGGATCGAGTGGGGCGGCTGCGGGATCGTGAACCCGCGCGTGCTGGTGGCGTGCGGCGTCGACCCCGAGAAGTACAGCGGCTTCGCGTTCGGGATGGGCATCGACCGCACCCTGATGTTCCGCACCGGCCTGTCCGACCTGCGCACCCTGTTCGAGGGTGACGTCCGGCTTACTACTGCATTCGGGAGTGAACTGTGA
- a CDS encoding oxygenase MpaB family protein — MTNVSRRRLLASGGAAAAAGATLPLWTWAPSASIAGAGDGLDPEYIWDVRADPVIARLYGEGLGKVAEVNEILTSWTTNDQPLPAGLPGYLEDFIEEARSVPAWADQGRLKLAGTFNEERYGFFLALLYTLGSGLISCAIKREAWSVYYSYGGANMRERIAKTTVLGYDVMDAQGWTASGSLLVNSVKTRMVHAAVRHLLPQSPHWASIGAGQEIPISQADILVTFHSLGTWVMKKFTEWDIAPGAELADAFLHAWNVDLHLLGVQDQYLPKDWAAAYAQYDQVMGPATGGTREGVELAQALLDAVIGESNPLLRHELESLGRYVIGDAYADMIAFDRDPVLARVWAGAVPLLVRSYQSTVPDIPLVSNLLPEAVHTFIKIYFSPGDRAPITLPLSNRPE; from the coding sequence ATGACGAACGTGAGCAGACGACGGCTGCTGGCCTCGGGCGGCGCGGCGGCCGCAGCGGGGGCGACCCTCCCGCTGTGGACGTGGGCGCCGAGCGCGTCGATCGCGGGTGCGGGCGACGGGCTCGACCCCGAGTACATCTGGGACGTCCGCGCCGACCCGGTCATCGCGCGCCTCTACGGCGAGGGCCTCGGCAAGGTCGCCGAGGTCAACGAGATCCTGACGAGCTGGACCACCAACGACCAGCCGCTCCCCGCGGGCCTGCCCGGCTACCTCGAGGACTTCATCGAGGAGGCGAGAAGCGTCCCGGCCTGGGCCGACCAGGGGAGGCTGAAGCTGGCCGGCACGTTCAACGAGGAGAGGTACGGCTTCTTCCTCGCCCTCCTCTACACCCTCGGCAGCGGCCTGATCAGCTGCGCGATCAAGCGCGAGGCGTGGTCGGTCTACTACTCCTACGGCGGCGCGAACATGCGCGAGCGGATCGCCAAGACCACCGTGCTCGGCTACGACGTGATGGACGCCCAGGGCTGGACCGCGTCCGGCAGTCTGCTGGTCAACTCGGTCAAGACCAGGATGGTCCACGCCGCCGTACGCCACCTGCTCCCGCAGTCTCCCCACTGGGCGAGCATCGGTGCCGGCCAGGAGATCCCGATCAGCCAGGCCGACATCCTGGTCACCTTCCACAGCCTCGGCACCTGGGTGATGAAGAAGTTCACCGAGTGGGACATCGCGCCGGGCGCGGAGCTCGCCGACGCGTTCCTGCACGCCTGGAACGTCGACCTCCACCTCCTCGGCGTGCAGGACCAGTACCTGCCGAAGGACTGGGCCGCGGCGTACGCGCAGTACGACCAGGTGATGGGGCCGGCGACCGGCGGCACCCGCGAGGGCGTCGAGCTCGCCCAGGCTCTCCTCGACGCGGTGATCGGCGAGAGCAACCCGCTGCTGCGCCACGAGCTGGAGTCACTGGGACGCTACGTGATCGGGGATGCGTACGCCGACATGATCGCCTTCGACAGGGATCCGGTACTCGCGCGGGTCTGGGCGGGCGCCGTGCCGCTGCTGGTCCGCTCCTACCAGAGCACCGTCCCCGACATCCCGCTCGTCTCCAATCTGCTCCCCGAGGCCGTGCACACCTTCATCAAGATCTACTTCTCGCCCGGCGACCGTGCGCCGATCACGCTGCCACTGAGCAATCGGCCGGAGTAG
- a CDS encoding ABC transporter ATP-binding protein has protein sequence MPPALSGHDLVLGYARATVVHGVSIGLESGRVTALIGPNGSGKSTVLRSLARLHRVTSGSVSLDGDDSAPLGAREFARRVTLLSQSRPHPSGLTIRDIVGFGRHPHRRRFAALTEDDLTSIDRALELTGTARMADRPVDQLSGGELQRVWLASCLAQDTGVLLLDEPTNHLDLRYQVEILDLVRDLADHHGTAIGVVLHDLNQTAAVADQVVLLHHGVVHATGEPADVLTAEHLSEVYGLPIEVTSDLETGRVRVEPRGRHHARR, from the coding sequence ATGCCCCCTGCGCTCTCCGGTCACGACCTGGTTCTCGGCTACGCCCGCGCCACCGTCGTCCATGGAGTCTCGATCGGCCTCGAGTCGGGGCGGGTCACCGCTCTCATCGGCCCGAACGGCTCGGGGAAGTCGACCGTGCTCCGCTCCCTCGCCCGGTTGCACCGGGTGACCTCCGGGTCGGTGTCGCTGGACGGCGACGACAGCGCCCCGCTGGGCGCGCGCGAGTTCGCGCGCCGGGTGACGCTGCTGTCCCAGTCGCGTCCGCACCCCTCCGGTCTGACCATCCGCGACATCGTCGGGTTCGGCCGTCATCCCCACCGCCGGCGCTTCGCCGCACTGACCGAGGACGACCTGACGAGCATCGACCGGGCGCTGGAGCTGACCGGCACGGCGCGGATGGCGGACCGGCCGGTCGACCAGCTCTCCGGTGGCGAGCTGCAGCGCGTGTGGCTGGCCAGCTGCCTGGCCCAGGACACCGGCGTGCTGCTGCTCGACGAGCCCACCAACCACCTCGACCTGCGCTACCAGGTCGAGATCTTGGACCTGGTCCGCGACCTCGCGGACCATCACGGGACGGCCATCGGCGTCGTCCTGCACGACCTGAACCAGACCGCCGCCGTGGCGGACCAGGTCGTACTGCTGCACCACGGCGTTGTGCACGCCACCGGCGAACCCGCTGACGTGCTCACCGCCGAACACCTCTCCGAGGTGTACGGGCTCCCGATCGAGGTGACCTCCGATCTGGAGACCGGGCGCGTCCGGGTCGAGCCACGCGGCAGGCATCACGCCCGGCGCTGA
- a CDS encoding sensor histidine kinase, which translates to MDARELADALPDGVVVADADGTVVLVSALAGRMLGVDPDTSLGRPLGDVLTLSNTDGHTWTKVNRPYETLPTVTGTPEQAWLLPDGTEVLVVSTIRRPALDAAVDQVSISLRSGRGRKRLDRERSDLVATVAHELRSPLTGVKGFVQALLNRWDKLNDDQKKLMLRTVASDSDRLSRLIAELLDVARIDTGRLQLYPRASDATVLVTRVVESVRSATSRPIELDVSADPEELEIHADPDKFTQVVTNLVENAVRHGDGVVTVSLGVCPDDPDQVLLVVEDRGEGIPAELRQRVFTKFWKHGARGGSGLGLYIVGGLTKAHGGSVRIADADGGGARIEVGWPRNPPSA; encoded by the coding sequence GTGGACGCCAGAGAACTCGCCGATGCCCTGCCCGACGGTGTCGTCGTCGCCGATGCGGATGGCACGGTCGTCCTGGTCTCCGCCCTGGCCGGGCGGATGCTCGGCGTGGACCCCGACACGAGCCTCGGGCGGCCGCTGGGTGACGTACTCACGCTGAGCAACACCGACGGACACACCTGGACCAAGGTCAACCGGCCCTACGAGACCCTGCCGACCGTGACCGGCACCCCGGAGCAGGCCTGGCTGCTGCCCGACGGCACCGAGGTGCTCGTCGTCTCGACGATCCGGCGCCCGGCGCTGGACGCTGCCGTCGACCAGGTCTCGATCTCGCTGCGCTCGGGACGTGGCCGCAAGCGCCTGGACCGGGAGCGGTCCGACCTCGTCGCCACCGTCGCCCACGAGCTGCGCTCGCCGCTGACCGGGGTCAAGGGGTTCGTGCAGGCGCTCCTGAACCGGTGGGACAAGCTCAACGACGACCAGAAGAAGCTCATGCTCAGGACGGTCGCCTCCGACTCCGACCGGCTCTCCCGGCTGATCGCCGAGCTCCTCGACGTCGCCCGGATCGACACCGGCCGGCTCCAGCTCTACCCGCGCGCCAGCGACGCGACGGTGCTGGTCACCCGCGTGGTCGAGTCGGTGCGCTCGGCGACCTCGCGGCCGATCGAGCTCGACGTCTCCGCGGACCCCGAGGAGCTCGAGATCCACGCCGACCCGGACAAGTTCACCCAGGTCGTCACCAACCTCGTCGAGAACGCCGTACGTCACGGCGACGGCGTCGTCACCGTGAGCCTGGGCGTCTGTCCCGACGACCCCGACCAGGTCCTGCTGGTCGTCGAGGACCGCGGTGAGGGCATCCCCGCGGAGCTGCGACAGCGCGTGTTCACGAAGTTCTGGAAGCACGGCGCCCGCGGCGGCTCGGGCCTGGGTCTCTACATCGTCGGGGGCCTGACCAAGGCCCACGGCGGCTCGGTCAGGATCGCCGATGCCGACGGCGGCGGGGCTCGCATCGAGGTCGGCTGGCCCCGGAATCCGCCGTCGGCCTGA